A region of Malaclemys terrapin pileata isolate rMalTer1 chromosome 5, rMalTer1.hap1, whole genome shotgun sequence DNA encodes the following proteins:
- the PIGY gene encoding phosphatidylinositol N-acetylglucosaminyltransferase subunit Y: protein MFLSLPTLTVLVPLLSLAGLFYSASVDEKFPEGCTSTTSLCFYSLLLPITIPVYVFFHLWTWMGIKLFRHN, encoded by the coding sequence ATGTTCCTGTCACTGCCTACGCTAACTGTACTTGTGCCACTGTTGTCCTTAGCTGGTCTGTTTTATTCAGCCAGTGTGGATGAAAAGTTCCCAGAGGGCTGCACCAGCACAACCAGCTTGTGTTTCTATAGTCTGCTTCTTCCCATTACCATACCAGTTTACGTGTTCTTTCATCTTTGGACCTGGATGGGTATTAAACTTTTTAGACACAACTAA
- the PYURF gene encoding protein preY, mitochondrial, which yields MRGRYVSRTLASVLLCRQPQPVGAGAAAAANRPFLGAAPRHSSDGQEGQEQPKAWDPALLEFLVCPLSKKPLRYEASTNELINKELGIAYPIIDGIPNMIPQAARMIDRKAQDEEPKQT from the exons ATGCGAGGACGGTATGTGAGCAGGACCCTCGCCTCAGTGCTGCTGTGCAGGCAGCCCCAGCCCGTGGGAGCAGGcgctgcagctgctgctaacAGACCCTTCCTGGGTGCAGCCCCGAGACACTCCTCGGACGGGCAGGAGGGCCAGGAGCAGCCCAAGGCGTGGGACCCGGCTCTGCTCGAGTTCCTGGTCTGCCCGCTCTCCAAGAAACCACTGAG GTATGAAGCATCCACCAATGAACTAATTAACAAAGAGCTGGGCATCGCATATCCAATCATTGATGGCATTCCTAATATGATCCCTCAGGCCGCAAGGATGATTGACAGAAAGGCCCAGGATGAAGAACCGAAGCAAACCTAG